From a single Aminobacterium mobile DSM 12262 genomic region:
- the rpsG gene encoding 30S ribosomal protein S7, which yields MPRKGHVKKRQALADSMFGSVAVAKFVSSLMRGGKRSVAEKTFYRALEIAGERLDVEPFEVFQKAMDNVKPLVEVRARRVGGATYQVPVEVPAERAEVLATRWIVSFARSKKGMPMAERLARELVDAYKGEGSSIKKREDTHKMAEANRAFAHYRW from the coding sequence ATGCCGCGAAAGGGGCATGTTAAGAAGCGCCAAGCACTAGCCGACAGTATGTTTGGAAGTGTTGCTGTAGCGAAGTTTGTAAGTAGTTTGATGAGGGGCGGCAAGAGAAGTGTTGCCGAAAAAACGTTTTATCGAGCCCTTGAAATTGCTGGAGAACGACTAGATGTAGAGCCTTTTGAAGTCTTTCAGAAGGCCATGGATAATGTGAAGCCGCTTGTAGAAGTACGAGCTCGTCGAGTAGGTGGAGCGACCTATCAGGTTCCTGTGGAAGTTCCTGCTGAAAGAGCCGAGGTTTTAGCTACGCGGTGGATCGTTTCTTTTGCTCGTTCTAAAAAAGGGATGCCCATGGCCGAGCGTCTTGCAAGAGAACTCGTTGATGCTTATAAGGGCGAAGGTAGCTCCATTAAGAAAAGAGAAGACACCCATAAAATGGCGGAAGCTAACCGTGCCTTTGCTCATTATCGCTGGTAA
- the rplD gene encoding 50S ribosomal protein L4 — protein MPTVKLVSFQGEEISDLQLSDSVFAAPIHVPAMHQVVVAQLANRRQGTHSAKGRGEVSGGGRKPWRQKHTGRARQGSTRSPIWVGGGVAHGPKPRDYSQKVNRKVRRLALRSALSLKVRDNLLTVLENFDVETPSTKSMLGFFEKISAKKPLVIVHEPNDAVAKSARNIPGARVINVGNINVYDLLNYQSLVLTQEAVARIEEVYSI, from the coding sequence ATGCCTACTGTGAAGCTTGTTAGTTTTCAGGGTGAAGAGATAAGTGACCTCCAGCTTTCCGACTCTGTGTTTGCTGCGCCGATTCACGTACCGGCTATGCATCAGGTTGTTGTGGCTCAATTGGCGAACCGACGCCAAGGGACTCACAGCGCCAAAGGAAGAGGAGAGGTTAGCGGGGGAGGACGGAAGCCTTGGCGGCAGAAACATACTGGTCGGGCACGTCAAGGAAGTACTCGATCCCCGATTTGGGTTGGAGGTGGAGTGGCCCATGGCCCGAAACCTCGTGACTACAGCCAGAAGGTCAATAGAAAAGTTCGCCGTCTCGCGTTGAGAAGCGCACTTTCACTGAAGGTTCGAGATAATTTGTTGACCGTACTTGAAAACTTTGATGTGGAGACTCCGTCAACAAAATCTATGCTCGGGTTCTTTGAGAAAATCAGTGCAAAGAAACCGTTGGTTATCGTACATGAACCTAACGACGCTGTAGCGAAATCCGCTCGTAATATTCCAGGAGCGAGAGTTATTAACGTGGGCAATATAAATGTCTACGATCTTTTGAATTATCAGAGTCTGGTTCTGACACAGGAAGCCGTTGCCCGGATTGAGGAGGTGTACTCCATATGA
- the rpsL gene encoding 30S ribosomal protein S12 — MPTINQLVRRGRSEKPKKSDSPALQGNPARRGVCTRVYTVTPKKPNSALRKVARVRLTNGIEVTSYIPGIGHNLQEHSVVLVRGGRVKDLPGVRYHIVRGTLDCGGVENRKRGRSKYGARRPK; from the coding sequence GTGCCAACAATAAATCAGCTAGTTCGTCGTGGGCGTTCGGAAAAGCCAAAGAAGAGTGACTCTCCTGCACTGCAGGGGAATCCTGCTCGGCGTGGAGTTTGCACTCGAGTGTATACTGTTACGCCTAAGAAGCCGAACTCTGCTTTGAGGAAAGTTGCTCGTGTTCGTCTCACAAACGGGATTGAGGTGACGTCCTATATTCCGGGAATTGGGCATAATCTTCAGGAGCACTCCGTAGTCCTTGTTCGTGGAGGTCGAGTGAAGGACCTGCCTGGTGTGCGATATCACATCGTTCGGGGAACGCTTGACTGTGGTGGCGTAGAAAACCGTAAAAGAGGACGTTCTAAGTACGGAGCCAGAAGGCCCAAGTAG
- the rplC gene encoding 50S ribosomal protein L3, with product MSIGILGRKLGMTQIYNETGQAVPVTVIQAGPCPVVALRTPDKNGYSAVLLGFGEMKPHKLTKPVKGQFDKVNVEPQRYLREFRLGSVDGYEIGQAIDVSFFKEGEKINVVGMSKGKGFAGVIKRFNFGGTFATHGVSKTHRHPGSSGASSYPGKIFKGKTMPGRMGGERVTVKNLTVVAVDTENNLLLVKGAVPGTRNGIITVYKQD from the coding sequence ATGAGCATTGGAATTCTGGGGCGAAAGCTGGGTATGACCCAGATATACAACGAAACAGGGCAAGCCGTTCCTGTAACGGTTATCCAAGCAGGACCATGTCCTGTAGTTGCACTCCGAACCCCCGATAAGAACGGTTATTCCGCTGTTCTTCTTGGCTTCGGAGAAATGAAGCCCCACAAGCTCACAAAGCCTGTGAAAGGGCAGTTCGATAAGGTTAACGTAGAGCCTCAACGGTACTTGAGAGAATTTCGTCTTGGTAGTGTTGATGGATACGAAATAGGGCAGGCTATTGATGTTTCCTTTTTCAAAGAAGGGGAAAAGATTAATGTAGTCGGCATGAGCAAGGGTAAGGGCTTCGCTGGTGTTATAAAACGTTTTAACTTCGGTGGAACTTTTGCTACCCACGGTGTATCTAAAACTCATCGCCACCCTGGTTCCAGTGGAGCGAGCAGCTATCCTGGGAAAATCTTTAAGGGTAAAACCATGCCTGGGCGTATGGGTGGAGAAAGAGTTACCGTCAAAAACCTTACCGTTGTGGCAGTAGATACTGAAAACAATCTTCTGCTGGTTAAAGGGGCTGTACCTGGTACTAGAAATGGTATCATTACAGTCTACAAGCAGGATTAG
- the rplW gene encoding 50S ribosomal protein L23, with protein sequence MKLLAHDIIIRPVITEKSSRLMEHNKYTFEVHTSANKIQVRHAVEEVFKVKVTDVHMMRVRSKPKRMGVFVGKTRSWKKAIVSLAEGERIEFFEGASI encoded by the coding sequence ATGAAACTCCTTGCTCACGATATTATAATCAGACCGGTTATTACCGAAAAGAGCAGCCGGTTAATGGAGCATAATAAATATACATTCGAAGTACACACCAGTGCCAATAAAATTCAGGTTCGGCATGCTGTGGAAGAAGTTTTCAAGGTCAAAGTCACGGATGTCCATATGATGAGAGTCCGTTCTAAGCCCAAAAGGATGGGTGTTTTTGTGGGAAAAACCCGTTCTTGGAAGAAAGCGATTGTTAGCCTTGCAGAAGGCGAACGTATCGAGTTCTTTGAGGGCGCGAGCATTTAG
- the fusA gene encoding elongation factor G has product MEMKKIRNIGIAAHIDAGKTTTTERILFYTGRSYKIGEVHEGAATMDWMEQERERGITISSAATTCMWRDCFINIIDTPGHVDFTVEVERSMRVLDGAVAVFCAVGGVEPQSETVWRQADKYHVPRIAFVNKMDRVGADFGQVVKDIHERLGVRSVPLQLPIGAEDRFSGIIDLVRMKAVFYRDDMGTNPVMGDVPAEMLDEAKAARDGMIETLADFDESIMELYLNGQDVPEDLICKAIRTNTIALKIVPVMCGSAFKNKGVQLLLDAVVDYLPSPIDLPPIEGFDPKTEEVLERHSDVNEPLTALAFKIMVDPFVGRLIFTRIYSGKIEKGTTIYNPVTKSRERIGRILRMHANKREELDEACAGMIVALPGLKATRTGDTLCDEAKPIVLESLQFPEPVISLAVEPETKNDKIKLTKGLVSLAEEDPTFRVRTDEETGQTVISGMGELHLEIIVDRLKREFGVDVKVGRPQVSYREAIKKASRAEGRFIKQTGGRGQYGHVVFEMEPLADGKGFVFEDKIVGGVVPKEYISAVQKGLEEAVNNGVLGGFPVIGVKVALVDGSYHEVDSSEMAFKIAASMGFKEAMRKAGPVLMEPIMFVEVVTPEDYVGDVIGDISSRRGRIEGMEMKANARVIRSYVPLSEMFGYATDLRSKTSGRATYSMQFDHYEQVPAEIAEKLLKA; this is encoded by the coding sequence ATGGAAATGAAAAAAATTAGGAATATCGGAATTGCCGCTCATATTGATGCGGGCAAGACGACGACCACTGAGCGTATCCTGTTCTACACTGGACGTAGCTACAAAATTGGCGAGGTTCATGAGGGTGCTGCCACCATGGACTGGATGGAGCAGGAGCGCGAACGGGGGATTACCATTTCCTCCGCTGCTACAACGTGTATGTGGCGTGATTGTTTTATCAATATAATTGATACGCCCGGCCACGTGGACTTCACTGTTGAAGTGGAGCGCTCGATGCGTGTCCTCGACGGTGCTGTTGCTGTTTTTTGTGCCGTGGGAGGAGTTGAGCCCCAGTCTGAAACGGTGTGGCGTCAGGCTGATAAGTATCATGTTCCACGTATCGCTTTTGTTAATAAAATGGATCGCGTTGGGGCGGATTTTGGACAGGTAGTTAAAGATATCCATGAGCGCCTTGGCGTACGATCCGTTCCTCTTCAGCTTCCTATAGGAGCGGAAGATCGTTTTTCCGGTATTATCGATTTGGTACGGATGAAAGCGGTCTTCTATAGGGATGATATGGGGACAAATCCTGTTATGGGTGACGTCCCTGCCGAGATGTTAGATGAGGCTAAGGCTGCGAGAGATGGGATGATAGAGACTCTGGCAGATTTTGACGAATCTATAATGGAGCTTTATTTGAACGGTCAGGATGTACCTGAAGACCTTATTTGTAAGGCTATTCGAACTAACACCATCGCTCTTAAAATCGTTCCTGTCATGTGTGGTAGTGCCTTCAAGAATAAGGGTGTTCAGCTTCTTCTCGACGCAGTGGTCGATTATTTGCCGAGCCCTATAGATCTTCCTCCAATTGAGGGGTTTGACCCCAAAACAGAAGAGGTTCTTGAAAGGCATAGCGATGTAAACGAGCCCTTGACAGCATTAGCCTTTAAGATTATGGTCGACCCATTTGTAGGAAGGCTTATCTTCACTCGAATTTATTCGGGAAAAATTGAAAAGGGAACGACTATTTATAACCCTGTAACCAAATCCCGTGAGCGTATTGGTAGAATCCTTCGGATGCATGCCAATAAGAGAGAAGAGCTTGACGAAGCGTGCGCCGGTATGATTGTTGCTCTGCCAGGATTGAAAGCCACTCGTACGGGAGATACTCTTTGCGACGAGGCTAAGCCTATAGTCCTTGAGTCTCTTCAGTTTCCAGAGCCGGTTATTTCTCTTGCAGTGGAGCCTGAAACCAAAAACGATAAGATCAAACTTACAAAGGGACTTGTTTCTTTGGCTGAAGAAGATCCTACGTTCAGAGTTCGTACCGATGAAGAGACGGGGCAAACTGTTATTTCAGGCATGGGCGAACTCCATCTTGAAATTATTGTCGACCGCCTGAAGAGAGAATTTGGCGTCGATGTTAAGGTTGGTCGGCCTCAGGTTTCCTATCGTGAAGCCATTAAAAAAGCTTCAAGAGCGGAAGGTCGCTTTATTAAGCAGACAGGTGGCCGAGGGCAGTATGGACATGTTGTTTTTGAAATGGAGCCATTGGCAGATGGCAAGGGCTTTGTCTTCGAAGATAAAATTGTCGGTGGAGTTGTTCCTAAGGAATACATATCTGCTGTCCAAAAGGGTCTAGAGGAAGCCGTCAACAACGGTGTTCTTGGTGGATTCCCTGTTATTGGCGTAAAAGTGGCCTTAGTAGACGGAAGTTACCATGAAGTAGACAGCTCTGAAATGGCCTTTAAGATAGCGGCTTCCATGGGTTTCAAAGAAGCTATGAGGAAAGCTGGTCCTGTCCTTATGGAGCCCATTATGTTTGTGGAGGTAGTTACTCCAGAAGATTATGTGGGTGATGTAATAGGGGACATTTCTTCTCGTCGAGGACGTATCGAGGGTATGGAGATGAAAGCGAATGCTAGAGTCATTCGTTCCTACGTTCCTCTTTCTGAGATGTTTGGTTACGCGACAGATCTTCGAAGCAAGACTTCTGGCCGTGCCACTTACTCAATGCAGTTTGATCATTATGAGCAGGTACCCGCAGAGATAGCGGAAAAACTTTTGAAAGCTTAA
- the rplB gene encoding 50S ribosomal protein L2, which produces MSVKEFKPYTPGRRAMSSQSYEDVTKSEPERALTAALKKSGGRNNLGRITMRRRGGGVKRLYRVIDFRRDNIGVPGKVAAIEYDPNRSARIALVHYLDGDKRYILAPAELNVGDTVVAGPESDIKPGNALKLKDIPVGTIVHNIELEPGCGGKLVRSAGTSAQVMAKEGKYAYLRMPSGELRLVLNECMATVGQLGNVEHENISLGKAGKTRHLGRRPKVRGMVMNPVDHPLGGGEGRSKSHKHPVSPWGTLAKGYRTRKNKPSDRLIVRRRYAK; this is translated from the coding sequence ATGTCTGTTAAAGAGTTCAAACCCTATACTCCTGGCCGTCGTGCAATGTCTAGTCAGTCTTACGAAGATGTGACAAAAAGCGAGCCGGAACGCGCCCTGACCGCCGCTTTAAAGAAATCAGGCGGACGGAACAATTTAGGTCGCATTACTATGCGCCGTCGTGGCGGCGGAGTAAAACGTCTCTATCGAGTTATCGATTTTAGACGGGATAATATAGGTGTTCCTGGCAAAGTTGCAGCTATTGAATATGATCCAAACAGATCTGCACGTATCGCCTTGGTTCATTATCTCGATGGGGACAAACGTTATATTCTTGCCCCAGCAGAGCTGAACGTAGGAGACACTGTGGTAGCTGGACCAGAGTCTGATATCAAACCTGGTAACGCATTGAAATTGAAAGATATACCGGTGGGAACTATTGTTCATAACATAGAACTCGAGCCGGGCTGTGGCGGGAAGCTTGTTCGTTCTGCTGGGACTTCTGCTCAAGTCATGGCTAAAGAGGGTAAATACGCTTATTTGAGGATGCCTAGCGGAGAGCTTCGGCTGGTTCTCAACGAGTGTATGGCTACGGTCGGTCAACTTGGCAATGTAGAGCATGAGAATATTTCTTTGGGAAAAGCAGGTAAAACTCGGCATCTGGGCCGAAGACCGAAAGTGCGTGGAATGGTTATGAACCCAGTGGATCACCCACTTGGTGGAGGAGAAGGACGAAGTAAATCGCATAAACATCCTGTCTCTCCGTGGGGAACTCTGGCTAAAGGTTATCGTACCCGGAAGAACAAGCCTAGCGATAGGCTCATTGTTCGCCGCCGGTATGCGAAGTAG
- a CDS encoding RNA methyltransferase substrate-binding domain-containing protein — MPLSELATNLRIVGEREVRRTLQARRLKKLFVAQDADLGRIKDILKDAEDQGISVEWVEEKIRLGRACAISRGASVAGIASSKAGN; from the coding sequence ATGCCTTTAAGCGAGTTGGCTACCAATTTAAGAATTGTGGGCGAACGGGAAGTGCGTAGAACCCTTCAAGCCAGACGCTTGAAAAAGCTTTTCGTTGCGCAAGATGCAGACCTAGGAAGAATAAAAGATATTTTGAAAGACGCAGAAGATCAAGGAATTTCTGTGGAGTGGGTGGAAGAAAAAATTCGGTTAGGTCGTGCATGTGCCATTAGCCGAGGGGCGTCAGTTGCTGGAATTGCCAGTTCTAAAGCAGGAAATTAA
- the tuf gene encoding elongation factor Tu: MAKEKFERAKPHLNVGTIGHIDHGKTTLTAAITKCLSTKGWSNFEAYDMIDKAPEERERGITINISHVEYQTEHRHYAHIDCPGHADYIKNMITGAAQMDGAILVVSAADGPMPQTREHVLLARQVNVPAIVVFMNKTDQVDDEELLDLVEMEIRELLSKYDFPGDDVPIIRGSALKVLEEGTGAEDDPVSKCIWDLMAACDSYIPAPQRETDKPFLMPIEDVFTITGRGTVVTGRVESGMVKAGEEVEIVGIKDTMKTVATSLEMFRKILDEAMAGDNVGVLLRGVDKEDVERGQVLAKPGSIKPHTKFKAEVYVLKKEEGGRHTPFFAGYKPQFYFRTTDVTGSIKLPEGVEMVMPGDNATFEVDLIVPIAMDKGLRFAVREGGHTVGAGVVTEILG; the protein is encoded by the coding sequence ATGGCAAAAGAGAAATTTGAAAGAGCGAAGCCCCATTTAAACGTAGGGACCATTGGTCACATAGACCATGGCAAGACGACATTGACAGCAGCAATCACGAAATGTTTGTCGACGAAAGGCTGGTCGAACTTCGAGGCGTACGACATGATCGACAAAGCGCCGGAAGAGCGCGAGCGAGGAATAACGATCAATATTTCCCACGTGGAATATCAGACAGAGCATCGTCACTACGCTCACATCGACTGCCCGGGGCACGCAGACTACATTAAGAACATGATCACGGGAGCAGCTCAGATGGACGGAGCGATTCTTGTTGTTTCCGCAGCAGATGGGCCCATGCCTCAGACACGGGAGCACGTTTTGTTGGCCCGCCAGGTCAACGTGCCTGCAATAGTCGTGTTCATGAACAAGACGGACCAGGTCGACGATGAGGAGCTTCTGGATCTGGTCGAGATGGAGATCAGAGAGCTTCTGAGCAAATATGACTTCCCTGGCGACGACGTTCCCATCATTCGAGGATCAGCATTGAAGGTTCTTGAGGAAGGGACCGGTGCAGAGGACGATCCAGTGAGCAAGTGCATATGGGATTTGATGGCTGCCTGTGATTCGTATATTCCGGCACCACAGCGAGAGACCGACAAGCCATTTCTTATGCCCATCGAAGACGTGTTCACGATTACCGGACGTGGCACGGTTGTTACTGGTCGAGTAGAGAGCGGCATGGTGAAGGCAGGCGAAGAAGTTGAGATCGTAGGGATTAAAGATACGATGAAGACGGTAGCCACCTCTCTTGAGATGTTCAGAAAGATATTGGACGAAGCCATGGCAGGAGATAACGTAGGAGTTCTTCTTCGTGGAGTTGACAAGGAAGATGTGGAGCGCGGTCAGGTATTGGCGAAGCCCGGTTCCATAAAGCCTCATACGAAGTTCAAGGCAGAGGTTTACGTACTGAAGAAAGAGGAAGGCGGCCGTCACACACCGTTCTTTGCAGGATACAAGCCCCAGTTCTACTTCAGGACGACTGACGTAACAGGAAGCATCAAACTCCCAGAGGGAGTTGAAATGGTAATGCCAGGGGACAATGCCACTTTTGAGGTAGACTTGATAGTTCCTATCGCTATGGATAAGGGACTTCGTTTTGCCGTCCGTGAAGGTGGACATACTGTCGGTGCTGGTGTTGTAACTGAAATTCTTGGGTAA
- the rpsJ gene encoding 30S ribosomal protein S10, with product MLAKKIRIRLKAFDHRVLDSSASQIAETAERSGAKVSGPIPLPTEINKYTVLKSPHKDKDAREQFEMRTHKRLIDIVNPTQKTMDALMQLNLPSGVDIQIKL from the coding sequence ATTTTGGCAAAGAAAATTCGTATTCGTCTGAAGGCTTTTGATCATAGAGTGTTAGATAGCTCTGCCTCTCAGATAGCGGAAACGGCGGAGAGAAGTGGGGCGAAAGTATCTGGCCCTATCCCTCTGCCAACGGAAATTAATAAGTATACTGTTTTGAAATCCCCGCACAAAGACAAGGATGCGAGGGAGCAGTTTGAAATGAGAACTCATAAGCGCTTAATTGACATTGTCAATCCTACTCAAAAAACTATGGATGCGCTTATGCAGCTGAACCTTCCTTCTGGGGTGGACATCCAGATCAAACTGTAG